GGTCGTGCTGCTGGTCGTCGCCTCCGCCGTCACCGTCGCCGACAACGGCCTCGCCTTCACCGCCGTCGCCGAGCGCGCCGGCCCGTTCTGGTCGGGCCGGGCCCTGGGCCTGCAGAACACCGCCCAGCACCTCGCCGCCGTCGCCGTACCGCCCGTCGCGGGACTGACCATCACGGCGTGGGGCTACGGCGCTGCCTACGCCCTGGCGGCCGCGCTGCCGTTGCTCGCCGTCGCGGTCGTGCCCGTGGGCGGGGAGCGGCGGATCGACGCCTGACGGATCCGCGCTCGGACCGCCCACGGCTCTCGAAAAGTAGAACGGGTACCAGTTCTCGCCTCGTCGCACTAGTCTGGCGCCGACCTCGGCCCCGCCGGCGGACCCGTCCGACGTCGACCGAGGCCAGCACTGCTCCCTGCTGTCCGGAACCGCCTCCTGCCGAGACCACCGCGGTCTCGTGCTCGATGCTCCTGCGTGGCGAGCCGTGGCCAACGGACCCGGTCGAGACGCCGGCGCACGCCGAACGAGGAGCAGCGACATGCAGAGCGTGGAAGCACCCCCGACCGGGCGGCACCGCCTTCGGTTCCGCCGGGGCCACACCGCCGTCGTCACCGTCGTCGCAGCACTCGCCGTGGGCCTGCTGGCGCTGCCGGCGACCCCTGTTGCCGGCGTGCCCGGCGCGGCATCGGCCGAGAGCAGCTCGGGCGCCGGCCCCGTGCTGAAGCGTCCCTCGCACGACGGCACCTCCGTGACCTTCCGCGGACGGGCGCGGCCCCGCACCGCCGTACGCCTCCAGGTCCGCGCCACCGGGCGGTGGACGACCGTCGCGGCCGGTCGGTCCTCGGCCTCCGGACGGTTCTCGATCACCCTGCCCGCACCTCGTCGCTCGCGCGTGTTCCGCGCCGTCGCGTCGGGCCGGGCGAGCCAGACCCGACGCGTCCGCCGCGCCTCCCTCCCGACGCCGTCGGCGCCCGCCGACGCCTGCGGGCCACGCCCGCAACGCGCCGACGGCTCGTACCTCTCCTGCAGCTTCCACGACGACTTCGACGGCACCACCCTGGACCGGACCCACTGGACGGCGCAGGACACCTCGCAGACCGGCGTGTTCACCGGGCAGGGCGGGTGCTACCGCGACAACCCGCGGACCATCCGCGTCGAGGACGGGGCGCTGCACCTGACCGCGACCATCCACCCACGGATGTTCCTGTGCCACAGCTCCCTCGCATCGTTCCCCACCCGCTCCGAGGTCGCGACCGTCACGACCGCGTCGCGGTTCACGCAGACCTACGGCCGGTTCTCCGCCCGGATGCGGTTCTCGGCCGCCACCGGCGGCCACGCGGCGTTCTGGCTCTCCCCCGAGGAGCACGCCTACGGCAAGTGGCCGCTCTCGGGGGAGATCGACGTGGCCGAGTGGTTCGGCAACGACCCGACCCACGTCTACCCGTCGGTCCACTACGTCGGCGAGGGCAGGCAGGAGAGCACCGGACGCGACTGCCCCGAGCCCGGTGCGACCACCGGCTTCCACACCTACACCGTCGAGTGGACGCCGAGCGTGATGAGCTTCTTCTACGACGACCGGTTCTGCTGGTCCCACAGCTGGACGCCGACCAACGTCCGCGCACCGGCGCCCTTCGACAGGCCGTTCAACCTGGTGCTCGCGCAGATCTGGGGATCCGGTTGGGCCGCGCGCAGGCTGTCGTCGCCGACGACCTCGACCCTCGACGTCGACTGGGTCCGCGTCTGGCAGTGACCTGACCCCGGCTCCCGCGGGTCCGGGCCCGCGGATTCCCCAATCCTTGGGAAATGAACGGTCGGCCCGGATCGGCCGATCCGCTCGCCCCTAGCCTGAGATCACTCTCGGTGCCCGACCCCCCTCACCTTCACAGCTCCCGAGGAGAGGGTCATGAGCAGCATGGGGAAGTACGTCGGCGCGCGCCGGATCGGCGCCGTGGTGGCACTGGCAGCACTCGCAGCGAGCCTGCAGCTGGCACCCGCAGCACCTGCCGCCCCGGCCCGGGCTCAGGGCACGGGCGAGGCGAGCGCCGTGAGCCGGCTGGTCGACCCGGTCGACGCCTGCGGCACCCGACCGCAGCGTCCCGACGGGTCGTACTTCTCCTGCAGCTTCCACGACGAGTTCGACGGCACCGCCCTGGACCGGACCCGCTGGATGGCGCAGGACACCGCGCTCACCGGGGTGTTCACCGGCCAGGGCGGCTGCTACCGCGACAACAGGCGGACCATCAGCGTCGGCGGCGGCACACTGCGGCTGACCGCGACCATCCTCGACCAGGTGTTCGTGTGCCAGAGCCCCTATGCGCCGTTCCCGACGAGCTCGGAGGTGTCGACGGTCGCGACCATCTCCCGGTTCACCCAGGCCTACGGACGCTTCTCGGCACGCGTGCGCTTCTCGGCCGCCACCGGAGGTCACGCGGCGTTCTGGCTCTACCCCCAGGTGCAGACCTACGGCCGGTGGCCGCTCTCCGGTGAGGTCGACATCGCCGAGTGGATGGGCAACGACCCGAGCCACGTGTACCCGTCGCTCCACTACTTCGGCGAGGACAGGTCGAGGAGCACCGGCCGCACCTGTCCCGGCCCGGCCGCCAGCACCGGCTTCCACACCTACACTCTCGACTGGACACCGACGGTCATGAGGTTCACCTACGACGACCAGCTCTGCTGGTCCCACTCCTGGACGCCGACGAACGTCCGTCCGCCGGCGCCGTTCGACAAGCCGTTCTACGTCGTCCTGACCCAGATCTGGGGCACCGGCTCGGCCGCCCGTACGTCCACGTCGCCGAAGACGGCGAGCATGGACGTCGACTGGGTCCGGGCCTGGAGCTGACCGGCGGCCCTCAGCCGAGCTCGTAGTCGACGACCACGGGCGCGTGGTCGCTGAGCCGAACGCCGGCGTGCTCGCGGTCCACGACCGCGGACACGGCGCAACGAGCCAGCGCCGGCGTCGCGAGGTGGTAGTCGATGCGCCAGCCGGCGTCCTTGGCATAGGCCTGGCCGAGCCAGCTCCACCAGGAGTACGGACCCTCGACGTCCGGGTGCAGCCGGCGCACGACGTCGACCAGGGTGCGGGGCGAGAGCTGCGCGTCGAGCCAGGCGCGCTCCTCGGGCAGGAATCCCTCGGTCTGGTTGCTGCGCCGCCAGTTCGCGACGTCGGCCCTGGCGCGCGCGATGTTGAGGTCGCCGGTGAGCAGGAACTCCCGCCCCTGGGCGGCTGCGGCCTTGCGGGAGGAGGCGAGGTGGCGGGCGAAGCCGGCCATGAACGCCATCTTGCGGTCGTACTTCGCCCCGCCGTCCGGCGCCTCCCGCATCCGCCGGGGGTCCTGCAGGTGCGCCGGGAGACCGCCCTTGGGCAGGTAGAGGCTGGCCACGGTCAGCGGTACGTCGGCCAGGTCGACCTCGACGTACCGGCCCTCGTTGGCGTGCGTGCGCAGCGCCCGCGGGAGGGGACGGTCGGGGTCGGGGACCGACCAGGTCCGCACCGCGGCGGCGGGCTCGCGGGTCAGCACCGCGACCCCGTTGCGCCCGGCGAGCTCGCCGGCGTCGTACGCCACCGCGTAGTCGCCGAACGCCTTCTCCGGCAGCGCGTCGACCGGGCAGCGCACCTCCTGCAGGGTGACGACGTCGCAGCCGCGCATCGCGAGCCAGTCGCCGAAGCCGCGACGGTGGGCGGCACGGATGCCGTTGATGTTGGCGGTGGCGACTCTCAGCACCGGCGCGACGTTAGCGAGCCCGCCACCGGGCCAGGAGGTCGGCCTCCTGCTCGGTCGTGATCCCCGTGATCCGCGCCGCAGGGTCGGCGTCCAGCCAGGCCCGGGTCTCGCGGGTCGTGGCGCCGACCGGACGCGGCTGCAGGCCGGCCGCCAGGGCGGGGGTGGCGTCGTGGGCCAGCATGCCGTCATACGCCGGCCGCGGGAGCCAGAGCGGGATGCTGTCGGGTCCCGACCACGGCTCGACGCCCTCTGCCTCGAGGAACGCCTGGTCGACCCAGACCAGGTCGGCGTCGGGCAGGGCCTCCCCGAGGAGGTCGGCGATCGGCTGCGCGGGGCCGACGGCGTCGTACGTCCCGCCGGCGCGGTCCTCGGCGAGGGTGACGACCCAGGCGGCGAGGTCGCGGACGTCGATCACCTGCACGAGGTCCCGCGGGTCGCCGGGGGCGAGCACCTCGCCGGTCGAGGCGGACCGGCGGGCCCAGTACGCGAACCGCCCGCTGGGGTCGCCCGGCCCCACGATCAGGCCGGGCCGGACGACGGCGGCCTTCGGGTCGGTCGCCAGGACGAGCTGCTCGCAGGCGACCTTCATCCCGCCGTAGTCCTCGACGCTGGCCATCGGGTCCCGGTCCTCGGCGATCGCGTCCCTGAGCCGCCCCTGCCCGGGCCCCGCGGGGTCCGCGTCGTCGGCGTAGACCGAGATGGTGGACACGAACACCCAGTGCGCGTCGGGCAGGGCGGCCAGGGCCCGTCGCACGTGGGACGGCGTGCGCGCCACGTCGACCACGGCGTCGTACGGATCACCGTCCGTGAGCTGGTCGGGCGCCGGGTCGTCCCGGTCCCACCGCACGGCGCTCACGCCCGATGGCACGGTGCCGGACTGCCCCCGGTTGGCGCACACGACGTCGTGCCCGCGGCGCACCGCCTCGGACGCGACCGCGCGGGACAGGAACTGGGTGCCGCCGAGAACCAGGAGCCTCATCCCGACAGCATGCCCTGCCGGTGGCTGGACCTGCCCCTCAGATGAACTGGGTCGGGTCGAACTCGTCGATCGGGATGATCCGCACGCGCGGCAGGCGCTCGTTGAACGCGTTGACGTCGTACTCCAGGTCGAAGAAGTCGAGGCCGCGCGAGGTGAGCTGCGCGAAGGCGCTGTTGCGGAACTCGGTGAACCCGACCAGCCCGACCCGGCGCCCGTCGAGCACGTTCTCGACCTGCTCGACGAAGTCGCCGTCGTTGCTGACCAGGACGACGTCGGCGTCACGGCTCTTGAGCTCCTCCAGCGTGCGCTGGATGGCGATGTCGACGACCTTCTGGTTCGCGCCGCCCGACAGCGGGATCGGCCGGTAGCCGATCGCCAGCAGCGCCTGCACGAACGACATCGGCAGCTCGCTGTTGGCGGCCAGGAAGAACAGCCCGTTCGTCGGCTGCCCCCACTGCCGCTCCACGAACTGCAGCAGCCGCTCCCACCGCGGCCGCTCCTCGGGCCGGGGCCGCCGGCCGAGGATCGACGTACCGAGGGTGGCGTCGATGTTCTCCCCGTCCACCAGGACGTGGGTGGTCCGCGCGGTCTCCATGGGAGGAGGCTAGCCGGGCAGCAGGCCAGGTGGGGCGGCGGAGAGGTCAGCCGCGCCTGACGCCGCGGAAGGCGGTCCAGTCGCCCTTCATCGTGTAGAAGCCGGCGACCGCCTTGAACCGGTAGCGCGGCGCGGAGCTCGCCAGGCACGCCTGGGGCACGACGATGCGCACCCGGTCGACGTTGAAGCGCCACTTCGCGCGGATCCCGGAGCACTCGACCGGCGTGCCACCGAACTCCTGGTCGGTCGGCTCCCACAGCTGCGTGAGCGGGGCGGCGCCGGGACGGTGGCTGGTGTAGGCGATGAAGCCGGCCTCGGTGGCCGGGTCGGTGCCGATGAAGACCTTCGTCTGCCCACGGCGGGTCTCGGTGAGGTCGCGGAAGGTCAGCCTCAGCACCACGCGATCGGTGCGGTTGTCGATCTTCACGCGCAGGATGTCCATCTGGGCGGGCAGCGACGGGTCGGGGCCGTCGTCGATCACCTTCACCGCGGCCCGCGCCGGGGCGGGCACCGCGAGGACGGCGGCGAGGACCGCGATGACGAAGGTCGGCAGCAGCTTCCTCATGGGTCGACGATACGTCGCCACGGCGCGTGGTTGGCTGGGACGCGTGAGGAGCCCGAGGTCCCGCGGCCGGGTCGCCGCGGTCGCGGCGGTGCTGGCGCTCGCCGGGTGCGGCGGTACGCCGGCCGCCGGGCCCGAGACCGCCCCCGCGACGTCGGCCCCGACGACCGCGACGCCCCCGCCGACACCCACCCCGACGCCCCCGTCGACAGCCACCGCCGCGCCGCCGCTCGCCGAGGGCATCGACGCCTCCCACCACCAGGGCCCGATCGACTGGGAGCGGGTGGCGCGGGCCGGGATCCGGTTCGCCTACCTCAAGGCGAGCGAGGGCACCGGGTTCACCGACCCCCGGTTCGCGGCCCACCGGGCCGCCGCCGTACGCGCCGGCGTGGCGGTGGCCGGCTACCACTACTTCCAGCTGTGCAGCGACGGCGAGGCCCAGGCCGAGCACTTCCTCGACGTGCTCGGCGCCGACCCGCCGCTGCAGCCACCGCCGGCCCTCGACCTCGAGCTGGTGGGCAGCTGCCCGGACCCACCGCCCCGCGGCACCCTCCTCGCCGAGGTCCGCGCCTTCCTGACGACGGTCGACGAGCGCCTCGGCACGACCACCCTGGTCTACCTCTACCCGGACCTCGAGGCGCGCTACGCGCTCGCCGAGGACCTCGACGACCACCCGCAGTGGGCACGCCGCCTCGGCGACCGGCCGCCGGCGCGGGACTGGGCCGTGTGGCAGTACGACGAGCACGGCGCCGTCCCCGGCGTCACCGGCCGCGTGGACCGCGACCGGGGAACATTTCAGACCGAGGAACGTTGAGGAGTGACATGTCCACCATCGACCTCACCGCCGGCAACTTCGAGCAGACGGTTCTCGACAACGAGATCGTCTTCGTCGACTTCTGGGCGTCGTGGTGCGGCCCGTGCCGCAACTTCGCACCGATCTACGAGGCGGCCGCCGAGGAGCACGGCGACCTGGTGTTCGGCTCGGTGAACACCGAGGAGGAGCAGCAGCTCGCCTCGGCCGCGCGGGTCACCTCGATCCCCACGCTGATGGCGTTCAAGAAGGGCACGTTGGTGTTCTCGCAGGCCGGTGCGCTGCCCGCGCCCGCGCTGGCGCAGGTCATCGCCGCGGTCCGCGACTTCGACGTCGACGCCGCGAAGGCCGAGCAGTGAGCGAGCTGTCGTTCGGGCTCGACACCTTCGGCGACGTCACGCTCGACCCCGCCACCGGCGAGCCCCTGGGACACCCGCAGGTGCTCCGCAACATCGTGGAGCAGGGGGTGCTGGCCGAGCAGGTGGGCGTCGACGTGTTCAACATCGGCGAGCACCACCGCGCTGACTTCGCGGTCACCAGTCCCGAGATGGTGCTGGCGGCGATCGCGGCACGCACCGAGCGGATCACGCTCGGCACGGCGGTCACGGTGCTCAGTTCCGACGACCCGGTGCGGCTCTACGAGCGGTTCGCAACCCTCGACGCGCTGTCGAACGGCCGCGCCGAGATCACCCTGGGCCGCGGCTCGTTCACCGAGTCGTTCCCGCTCTTCGGCTACGACCTGGCCGACTACGACCAGCTCTTCAGCGAGAAGGTCGACCTCTGGGCCGCCCTCCAGGGCGAGCAGGCGGTCACCTGGGACCGCGGCACCCACCGCCCGGCCCTGCGCGGCGCGCGGGTCTTCCCGAACACCGAGCGCGGCTCCATCCCCACCTGGATCGGCGTCGGCGGCTCGCCCGAGTCCGTCGTGCGCGCTGCCCGGTACGGCTTCCCGCTGACGATCGCGATCATCGGCGGCGAGCCCGCCCGGTTCGCGCCGTTCACCGACCTGTACCGTCGCGCCCTCACCGAGCTCGAGCGGCCCGCTCTGCCGATCGCCGTGCACTCCCCCGGCTTCGTCGCGGACACCGACGACGAGGCGCGCGAGGCGCTGTACCCGCACTTCACCGAGAGCCGCACCCGGATCGGCGCCGAGCGCGGCTGGGGACCTCCCACCCGCGCGCAGTACGACGCCGAGGTCGACCACGGCGCGCTCTTCGTGGGCTCGCCGGAGACGGTCGCCCGCAGGATCGCGGACGCCGTCCGCGCGCTCGGGATCCAGCGCTTCGACCTGAAGTACAGCAACGGTGCGATGCCGCACGCCCAGCTGATGCGCAGCATCGAGCTCTACGGCACCCGGGTCGTGCCGCGGGTCCGCGAGCTGCTCGCGGACGCCCCCGTCACGGCCTGAGGGCCGCGGCGCCGAGGAACAGCTCCACCAGCACGTCGACCAGCCGGCCCCGCTCGACCTCGATGTCGCCCTGCAGCGCGGCGCCGAGCGTGTGGGCGACGCCGCCGATGAGGAACTGAGCCCGCAACCGCACCTCCACCGGCAGCCCCTCCGAGGGCTCAGCGGGGTCGCCGGAGGAGGCGGTCGCGGCCAGCATCCCGACGAAGCGGCGTGACTCCTCGAGCACCCGGGGGCCGAGCACGGGCGAGGTGATCGACTCCAGCAGCGCGATCCGCCCCTTGCGCGGGTCCTCGAGGAACAGGTCGACCATCTCGGCCAGCACCGCCCTGGTCCGTGCGGCGGCGTCCTCGGGAGCAGCGGCGAGCGCGCCCAGGGAGCGCGCCGCGGCCTCGCCGGCGATCTGCTCGAACACGGCGAGCTGGAGTGACTCGATGCTGGCGAAGCTCTCGTAGAAGTACCGCGCCGCCAGCCCGGACTCCTCGGCCACCCCGCGCACCGTCGCGCCGGCGACCCCGCGCGTGCCCATCAGCTCCAGGCCCGCCTCCAGCAGGCGCGCGCGACGCTCGGCGACCCGCTCCCCGGCCGCGCGGCCGCCGTACCGTCGCGCCTGCGTCACCCGGACATCGTGACACGCGCGTTGACCGATGGGGCCGGCAGGCGACTGTGACGCGGGCACAAATCCGCCGCGGCTCTCTGTCGCCGGGCACGAGCGAGGGGTCCGGCGCCCGCCGCAGACTCGGTGAGGTCGAGAACCCCACCCGAGGAGCCCGCGATGCACGACGTGATGACCCTGGTCCCGATCTTCGCCTTCATGCTGATCCCGTTGTGGATCCCGCTCGCCGCGATGGCGTTCGGCGCGCTCCACGACGCGGTGGTCGCACCCGCGCGGGCGGCCCGGCGTACCGCCTCGGCCCACCGCGCTCCGGTCAGCCCCGTCGGTCCTCGGGTCCCCGCGGCAGGAACTGCTCGGTGAAGGCCGGCCAGGCCTCCTCGATCAGCTCCTCCATGTCGAGGTGCGTCGCCTTGCGCACGTAGGCCTTCGCCAGCTCGGTGTCCAGCACCTTGAGCAGGAAGCGCCGCAGCTCGGCGTCCAGGCCCGCGACCTTGCGCAGCATCGCCCCGCGCCGGGTGTCGGTCTTGAGCACGAGCCCGATCTGGTCCTCGGTCGGGGTCCTCAGCTCCAGCCTCAGCTTGAGCGGTGCCTCGGTGTGGACCACCAGCACCAGCGGTACGACGACCTCCGCGTTGAACGTCAGCCGGTCCATCGGCAGGCCGAGCTCGAAGACCACGCTGATCGGCAGGTCGATCGCGTAGGTCAGCAGCTCGCCGGGCACCAGCTCGCCCGTGGTGGGCTGGTAGGTCCCGACGAAGCTGACGCTCGCGAACGCCCGGCCCGGGCCCGCGCCGATCGGACCGAGCGCGATCTGGTCGCCCAGCACCTCGTCGATGGTGCGCAGGATGCGCTCCTTGTGGAGCACCCTGCGGATCCAGGCGACGCCGAACTCCTCGTACGTCGTCGACGTGTCCGCCGACGGCGTGGTGACCTCGTCGGTCACGGCTCCCTCCAGCACGGCTTCCCCCATGTCGCCCCTGTGTCGCCCCTGGTCGTCCCGGATCCCCCACCAGGACGGACGATTCTCGTACACCTCAACGACGCCGGCGGCCCCGGGTCCCGCAAATCGCCGAGACCGTGTCGGCGTCGTCGGACATGATGGGCGCATGCCGAAGACTGCCGGGTCCCACCCCGCCGACAGCCACGACTACATCCGGGTGCAGGGCGCCCACGTCAACAACCTCCAGGGCGTCGACGTCGACATCCCGAAGCGCCGCCTGAGCGTGTTCACCGGCGTGTCCGGATCGGGCAAGAGCTCGCTGGTGTTCGGCACGATCGCCGCCGAGTCGCAGCGGATGATCAACGAGACCTACTCCACCTTCGTGCAGGGCTTCATGCCCTCACTGGCCCGCCCCGAGGTCGACAACCTCGAGGGGATCACGACCGCGATCCTCGTCGACCAGGAGCGGATGGGCGCCAACGTGCGCTCGACGGTCGGCACCGCCACGGACGCCAACGCGATGCTGCGCGTGCTGTTCAGCCGGATCGGCGACCCGTTCATCGGTCCGCCGACGGCGTTCGCGTTCAACGTGCCGACCCGTCGGGCGGGCGGCGTGATGCAGACCGAGAAGGCCGGCGGCAAGGTCGAGAAGAAGGTGGTCAAGAACGCCATCTACCTCGGCGGCATGTGCCCCGAGTGCGAGGGCCGCGGCAGCGTCTCCGACCTCGACCTGAGCGCGATCGTCGACGAGTCGAAGTCGCTGGTCGACGGAGCGATCCTGGTGCCGGGCTACACGGCCGACGGCTGGATGGTGGCAGCGTTCAAGGCGGTGCTGCCGCCGGAGAAGGTGGTCTCGGCCTACACCGCGGCCGAGCGCGAGGACTTCCTGTACGCGGAGCCGCGCAAGGTGAAGGTCGACAAGATCAACGTCACCTACGAGGGCCTGATCCCCAAGATCCGCAAGTCGATGTTCAGCAAGGACGTCGACTCGCTGCAGCCCCACATCAAGGCGTTCGTGGAGCGGGCGGCCGTCTTCGCGCCCTGCCCCGCCTGCGACGGCACCCGCCTCAACGAGGCCGCCCGCGGGTCGAGGATCAACGGCAGGTCGATCGCCGACGTCTGCGCCATGCAGATCACCGACGCCGCCGAGTGGGTCCGCGGCATCGACGACCCGTCCGTCGGGCCGCTCATCGCCAACCTGCTCCACCTGTTCGACTCGTTCGTCGAGATCGGCCTGGGCTACCTCTCCCTCGACCGCCCCGCCGGCACCCTGTCGGGCGGCGAGGCGCAGCGCACCAAGATGATCCGTCACCTCGGCTCCGCGCTCACCGACGTCACCTACGTCTTCGACGAGCCCACCATCGGGCTGCACCCCCACGACATCGAGCGGATGAACAAGCTGCTCCTCGAGCTGCGCGACAAGGGCAACACCGTCCTCGTCGTCGAGCACAAGCCGGAGACGATCGCGATCGCCGACCACGTCGTCGACCTCGGCCCCGGCGCCGGCACGGGTGGCGGCACCATCTGCTTCGAGGGCGACATCGCCGGCCTGCGCGCCTCCGACACCCTCACCGGTCGGCACCTGTCCTACCGTGCGGAGCTGAAGGAGACGGTCCGCGAGCGCACCGGCGCGATCGAGGTCCGCGGCGCCTCCTCGCACAACCTGCGCAACGTGGACGTCGACGTACCCCTCGGCGTGCTGTGCGTGGTCACCGGCGTGGCCGGCTCCGGCAAGAGCTCGCTCATCCACGGCTCGATCGCCGGGCGCGACGAGGTCGTGGTCATCGACCAGGGCGCGATCAAGGGCTCGCGACGCAGCAACCCGGCGACGTACACCGGCCTGCTCGAGCCGATCCGCAAGGCGTTCGCGAAGGCCAACGGCGTGAAGCCGGCGCTGTTCAGCGCCAACTCCGAGGGTGCCTGCGAGAGCTGCAACGGCAACGGGATGATCTACACCGAGCTGGGGTTCATGGACACCGTCGCCACCGTCTGCGACGAGTGCGAGGGCAAGCGCTTCCAGGCCTCGGTGCTCGAGCTGCGGCTCGGCGAGCTCAACATCGCCGAGGTCCTCGACCTGCCGGTCGCGCAGGCCCACGCGTACTTCGCCTCCGGCGACGCCAAGACCCCCGCCGCGGCGGCGATCCTGCAGCGGATGGAGGACGTCGGCCTCGGCTACCTCAAGCTCGGCCAGCCGCTCAACACCCTCTCCGGCGGCGAGCGCCAGCGGCTCAAGCTCGCCATGCGGATGGGCGAGAAGGGCGGCGTCTACGTCCTCGACGAGCCGACCACCGGCCTCCACCTCGCCGACGTCGCCAACCTGCTCGGCCTCCTCGACCGCCTCGTCGACGCCGGCAAGTCCGTCATCGTGATCGAGCACCACCAGGCCGTGATGGCCCACGCCGACTGGATCATCGACCTCGGCCCCGGCGCCGGCCACGACGGCGGCACCGTCGTCTTCGAGGGCACCCCGGCCGAGCTGGTCGCGAAGCGGT
This genomic interval from Nocardioides kongjuensis contains the following:
- a CDS encoding NAD-dependent epimerase/dehydratase family protein, with protein sequence MRLLVLGGTQFLSRAVASEAVRRGHDVVCANRGQSGTVPSGVSAVRWDRDDPAPDQLTDGDPYDAVVDVARTPSHVRRALAALPDAHWVFVSTISVYADDADPAGPGQGRLRDAIAEDRDPMASVEDYGGMKVACEQLVLATDPKAAVVRPGLIVGPGDPSGRFAYWARRSASTGEVLAPGDPRDLVQVIDVRDLAAWVVTLAEDRAGGTYDAVGPAQPIADLLGEALPDADLVWVDQAFLEAEGVEPWSGPDSIPLWLPRPAYDGMLAHDATPALAAGLQPRPVGATTRETRAWLDADPAARITGITTEQEADLLARWRAR
- a CDS encoding TetR family transcriptional regulator produces the protein MTQARRYGGRAAGERVAERRARLLEAGLELMGTRGVAGATVRGVAEESGLAARYFYESFASIESLQLAVFEQIAGEAAARSLGALAAAPEDAAARTRAVLAEMVDLFLEDPRKGRIALLESITSPVLGPRVLEESRRFVGMLAATASSGDPAEPSEGLPVEVRLRAQFLIGGVAHTLGAALQGDIEVERGRLVDVLVELFLGAAALRP
- a CDS encoding GH25 family lysozyme; amino-acid sequence: MRSPRSRGRVAAVAAVLALAGCGGTPAAGPETAPATSAPTTATPPPTPTPTPPSTATAAPPLAEGIDASHHQGPIDWERVARAGIRFAYLKASEGTGFTDPRFAAHRAAAVRAGVAVAGYHYFQLCSDGEAQAEHFLDVLGADPPLQPPPALDLELVGSCPDPPPRGTLLAEVRAFLTTVDERLGTTTLVYLYPDLEARYALAEDLDDHPQWARRLGDRPPARDWAVWQYDEHGAVPGVTGRVDRDRGTFQTEER
- the trxA gene encoding thioredoxin, whose amino-acid sequence is MSTIDLTAGNFEQTVLDNEIVFVDFWASWCGPCRNFAPIYEAAAEEHGDLVFGSVNTEEEQQLASAARVTSIPTLMAFKKGTLVFSQAGALPAPALAQVIAAVRDFDVDAAKAEQ
- a CDS encoding Atu2307/SP_0267 family LLM class monooxygenase, which encodes MSELSFGLDTFGDVTLDPATGEPLGHPQVLRNIVEQGVLAEQVGVDVFNIGEHHRADFAVTSPEMVLAAIAARTERITLGTAVTVLSSDDPVRLYERFATLDALSNGRAEITLGRGSFTESFPLFGYDLADYDQLFSEKVDLWAALQGEQAVTWDRGTHRPALRGARVFPNTERGSIPTWIGVGGSPESVVRAARYGFPLTIAIIGGEPARFAPFTDLYRRALTELERPALPIAVHSPGFVADTDDEAREALYPHFTESRTRIGAERGWGPPTRAQYDAEVDHGALFVGSPETVARRIADAVRALGIQRFDLKYSNGAMPHAQLMRSIELYGTRVVPRVRELLADAPVTA
- a CDS encoding glycoside hydrolase family 16 protein, coding for MQSVEAPPTGRHRLRFRRGHTAVVTVVAALAVGLLALPATPVAGVPGAASAESSSGAGPVLKRPSHDGTSVTFRGRARPRTAVRLQVRATGRWTTVAAGRSSASGRFSITLPAPRRSRVFRAVASGRASQTRRVRRASLPTPSAPADACGPRPQRADGSYLSCSFHDDFDGTTLDRTHWTAQDTSQTGVFTGQGGCYRDNPRTIRVEDGALHLTATIHPRMFLCHSSLASFPTRSEVATVTTASRFTQTYGRFSARMRFSAATGGHAAFWLSPEEHAYGKWPLSGEIDVAEWFGNDPTHVYPSVHYVGEGRQESTGRDCPEPGATTGFHTYTVEWTPSVMSFFYDDRFCWSHSWTPTNVRAPAPFDRPFNLVLAQIWGSGWAARRLSSPTTSTLDVDWVRVWQ
- a CDS encoding NYN domain-containing protein; amino-acid sequence: METARTTHVLVDGENIDATLGTSILGRRPRPEERPRWERLLQFVERQWGQPTNGLFFLAANSELPMSFVQALLAIGYRPIPLSGGANQKVVDIAIQRTLEELKSRDADVVLVSNDGDFVEQVENVLDGRRVGLVGFTEFRNSAFAQLTSRGLDFFDLEYDVNAFNERLPRVRIIPIDEFDPTQFI
- a CDS encoding ATP-binding cassette domain-containing protein encodes the protein MPKTAGSHPADSHDYIRVQGAHVNNLQGVDVDIPKRRLSVFTGVSGSGKSSLVFGTIAAESQRMINETYSTFVQGFMPSLARPEVDNLEGITTAILVDQERMGANVRSTVGTATDANAMLRVLFSRIGDPFIGPPTAFAFNVPTRRAGGVMQTEKAGGKVEKKVVKNAIYLGGMCPECEGRGSVSDLDLSAIVDESKSLVDGAILVPGYTADGWMVAAFKAVLPPEKVVSAYTAAEREDFLYAEPRKVKVDKINVTYEGLIPKIRKSMFSKDVDSLQPHIKAFVERAAVFAPCPACDGTRLNEAARGSRINGRSIADVCAMQITDAAEWVRGIDDPSVGPLIANLLHLFDSFVEIGLGYLSLDRPAGTLSGGEAQRTKMIRHLGSALTDVTYVFDEPTIGLHPHDIERMNKLLLELRDKGNTVLVVEHKPETIAIADHVVDLGPGAGTGGGTICFEGDIAGLRASDTLTGRHLSYRAELKETVRERTGAIEVRGASSHNLRNVDVDVPLGVLCVVTGVAGSGKSSLIHGSIAGRDEVVVIDQGAIKGSRRSNPATYTGLLEPIRKAFAKANGVKPALFSANSEGACESCNGNGMIYTELGFMDTVATVCDECEGKRFQASVLELRLGELNIAEVLDLPVAQAHAYFASGDAKTPAAAAILQRMEDVGLGYLKLGQPLNTLSGGERQRLKLAMRMGEKGGVYVLDEPTTGLHLADVANLLGLLDRLVDAGKSVIVIEHHQAVMAHADWIIDLGPGAGHDGGTVVFEGTPAELVAKRSTLTGEHLAAYVGE
- a CDS encoding exodeoxyribonuclease III; this encodes MRVATANINGIRAAHRRGFGDWLAMRGCDVVTLQEVRCPVDALPEKAFGDYAVAYDAGELAGRNGVAVLTREPAAAVRTWSVPDPDRPLPRALRTHANEGRYVEVDLADVPLTVASLYLPKGGLPAHLQDPRRMREAPDGGAKYDRKMAFMAGFARHLASSRKAAAAQGREFLLTGDLNIARARADVANWRRSNQTEGFLPEERAWLDAQLSPRTLVDVVRRLHPDVEGPYSWWSWLGQAYAKDAGWRIDYHLATPALARCAVSAVVDREHAGVRLSDHAPVVVDYELG
- a CDS encoding glycoside hydrolase family 16 protein, with the translated sequence MSSMGKYVGARRIGAVVALAALAASLQLAPAAPAAPARAQGTGEASAVSRLVDPVDACGTRPQRPDGSYFSCSFHDEFDGTALDRTRWMAQDTALTGVFTGQGGCYRDNRRTISVGGGTLRLTATILDQVFVCQSPYAPFPTSSEVSTVATISRFTQAYGRFSARVRFSAATGGHAAFWLYPQVQTYGRWPLSGEVDIAEWMGNDPSHVYPSLHYFGEDRSRSTGRTCPGPAASTGFHTYTLDWTPTVMRFTYDDQLCWSHSWTPTNVRPPAPFDKPFYVVLTQIWGTGSAARTSTSPKTASMDVDWVRAWS